DNA from Helcococcus ovis:
AATAAACCGGAATTAAAACCATTAATACTTGCAAGAGTAAGTAAAGATGGCATTGAAAGATATTAAAATTTACTCTAAATTTTATTTTGTTAAATTCATGTATTTTAACAAAAAATTATAGTTACAGGTAAAAAATTTTTATATTTTCATGTATTATAATTAGTTTAAAATATTACAGGTAAAAAAATCAATTAAAATTTATAATTTTATTATTTTTTACCTGTAATATTTATTTGTATAAAAAATGCATGAATTTTTCAAAAATGTTTTACCTGTAATATTTTTGTAGTAAAATAGAATTAATGTAAATAAGGAGAAATTTATGCCAAGTAATTTTTTTGAAGAGTTAAATAAAAAAATTCCTAAAAATGTAAAAAAAGCATTTGTATATACCATAATATTTGGAATATTATGTCATTTTTATGCTTTAACAAATAAGTTAATAAATCATGATGATATAGATCAATTAGTTCATAATATGGATTTTAGTACGTCTGGAAGATGGTTTTTACGTTATGCAGCCTCGATTAGTTCTAATTTTAGTATGCCTTGGGTTAATGGAGGACTTATAATATTATATACATCAATATCAAGTGCGTTGATATCACATTTATTTAAGATAAAAAAAGATTTACATTTAATTTTTTTGTCTGCGATTATGATTTGTTTTCCAACAAATGCAGCTCTTTTTCCATATATGAATAGTGCTGATGCTTACGCTCTAGGAGAGTTATTTATAATTATAGGGGCATATTTAATGATTAAATACGAATATGGATTTATTGGAACAATAATATTAACAGTATTATCATTAGCGACTTATCAAACATATTTAGGTTTAGCAGCTTCAATAGTCATAATTTATTATATATTTGAATTGATAAATAAAAATGTAGATTACAATTTAGTCCTAAAAAAGTTATTTATATCATTTGCATCGTATATAGCGTCATTATCGTTATATTTAATAAGCGTAAAATATATTTTTAATATTAAACTTTCGGATTATCAAGGGATAGATAAGATGGGAGCATTAAATATTAAAGATTTACCGATTTCGATATTAAGTACTTTCTATGAATTTTTTAAATTTTTCTTTAAAGATAGTTATGATCAATTTGGTTTTTATACAATTGTAAATGTAGTGATATTTTTAGGAATGTTGTTTTTATTATTTAATTTGATTAAGAAATTGGAAATTAGGAATAAATTATTAATATTTTTTTTAATTTTAGTGCTTCCAATTTCAGTAAATAGTATATTTATTTTAGCACCAAATTCAGCAATAGGCTTAAGGATGTTACAAGGATATATATCCATATATATATTATTTGTAATGATATTTGAAAGTTATTCTAAATTAAAGGTAAAAGAAAAATTAAACTTAATTAAAATTACATTATTTGCTTCGGCATTAGCATTTATACTGACAATTGGAAATTTTATGATAGTAAGCAATAAGGTATATATGACTTTGGACGTTGACGGCAAGAATCTTGCATCATATACAACGAGAGTGTTATCAAGAATTGAAGAACAGCCTTTTTATGGAAAAAATAAGCCGGTTTACTTTATAGGAAATCCAAATATTACTAATGAATTTACAAGTAAATATACTACTAAGGATGTATTGAAATCAACACTTTTAGATGAAAAAATAACTATGCACTATTTCTGGTATTTATATCCTGAAAGATATGCTGGATTTACAAATCCTGTAAAAGAAATTTGGAATAAAGACTTAGTGAAAATAGAAGATGAAAAATTAAAAGATATAATTTATAATATGCCAATCTACCCTAAAAAAGGATCTATTACAGAGTATAATGGAAGTATTTATATAAAGTTTAAGGAGTATACAAGACAATAAAAATATATTGTAAATCAATAAGTGCTTTGATATAATTCAGTAAAGGAGAGTTGTTATGGATATACAAGGTAAAACATTTATAGATTATAAGATGAAAAAAAGTTTGCTTAATATTAAGTATTTGGCATATTTGTTTATAATTTTAGTATTATTTTCGGGAGTTGGTATATCAACTTATTTTGGTTATAACAGTATTTTAAGAGATAAGAGTAATCAAAGTATGATAATTATATGGTTGGCAATTATATATTTTGTTTCATTTATGGTTATTATAGGCATAAAAGACGTGCTTAAAATGTTGGATAACTTACAAAAAGGTAATGTATTTACTCATGAAAATGCTAAAATTATAAGAATTATTGATAAAAAAATATTATTTACATTGTTATTTTCAGTAATTGTAAATATTGTAATGACATTAGCTGAGATGCATAATTTTCAATTTTTAATTATTTGGATACTATTTATATTTTTCCTATTAGCAGGGCATATTTTAGTTAATCCTTTGGCTTTGTTAGTAGAAAAAAGTGCGGATTTACAGCTGGAAATGGACTTAACAATATGATAATGATAAATATTGATGTAATGTTGGCAAAAAGAAAAATGTCCGTAACAGAGCTTTCAGAAAAAGTAGGTATTACAATTTCAAATATTTCAATTCTAAAGAATAATAAAGCTAAAGCTATAAGATTTGAAACATTAAATGCTATTTGTGAAGCATTAAAATGTCAACCGGGAGATATCATGGAGTACATACCTGATGAGGATTAGCAAAGAAATTTTAATTAAAATATATCAAAAGTATAAAGAAATTATTCTTTATATTTTTTTTGGAGGAATTACTACTTTTATAAATATTGTTTCTTATTATTTATTTTATAATATATTAAATGTATCAAATGTAATAAGCAATATAATAGCTTGGTTTTTATCAGTTATATTTGCATTTGTAACTAATAAAATATGGGTGTTTAATAGTAAATCTTGGGAAATAAAAATAACTATCAAAGAGCTAGTATCTTTTATTTCAGTAAGATTACTTACAGGAGTTTTTGATACTGTAGTTATGTATTTAGGTGTAGATGTATTTAAATTTAATAGTTTGATAATGAAAATAGTTTCTAATTTAATTGTTTTGATTTCAAATTATATAGGATCTAAGTTGTTTATTTTCAAGAAAAAATAAGATGCTTTTGCAATAAAATATATAAAAAGAGCAGTTACAGATAATGTTTATAGTTATTTGCAACTGCTTTTATAGTATTAAATCAAAGATAATTATTTTGTTAAAGCACACTTTCCAGACTAATTTACTTAATATTTACAAATCTACTCTTTTTTAGTGCTAATTTTTATCGCATTTTTGATAATTTCAAATTTGTGGGTATTTTTTATTTTTATTTTTTTACAATATTTTTAATAATATAATGAGGTCTTTTTTTCACCTCCATATATGTTTTAGCAAGATATTCTCCAAGTATCCCTATACATATAAGTTGTATTCCTGATAATAGTAATATTAAACTAACTATTGTTGCATAACCTTCTACTTTTATACCTATAAATAATTTTTGAATAATTGTCCAAAACATATAAATTAGAGAGATAAAAGACGTTATCATTCCTAAGAAAGTGGCAAATTTTAGAGGTGCTGTACTATATCCTACAAATCCTTCAATTGCATATTTTATTAAACTTCTAAAAGACCATGTAGTCTCTCCGAATTTTCTTTTCTCAACGTCATATGGAATAAAATGAGTGTTAAATCCAACCCATGAAAATAGACCTTTTGAAAATCTATGATATTCATCTAATTCCATAATTGACTTGGCTACATTTTTTCTAAATGTTCTAAAATCTGAAGCATTTTTTTCAAATTTTGTGTCACTTATTTTATTAATTAATGAATAAAATAAACTTTTAAATCCTGTTAGGACTTTACTTTCTTTTCTCTTTTTTTGATAAGCTGCAACTAAATCCAAATCTTCATTATTTTCCAATAATTCTATCATTTCATTAACGTATTTGGGATGTTGTTGTAAATCAGCGTCAATTAGAGAAATATAATCACCAGTTGAATTTTTTAATCCGGCTAAAATAGCTGATTCTTTTCCAAAATTTCTAGAAAAATTTATAGCTATAATTTCATCGTTAGAATAATCAATTAATGATTTTATTTTCTCAAAAGTTTTATCTCTGCTTCCGTCATTTATATATATAAATTCATATTTAAAAGAAGGATTAAGAGTATTTTTGCATAATTCATAAAAGGGAAAAATATTTTTTTCTTCATTAAAACAAGGAATTATTAAAGAAATTTTTTTCATGCGACCTCCTAATCTAGGTTTTTAAATTTAATATAAATTGTACCATTAATCATTTGAATAGAATTTTTGTCAGGATAATTGGGTAAAGCATTTATCATATCTTTAAGATGTTTATTTTCTTCATTTATTTCATCATAATCCTTTATTGGATTTTGGAAACCTAAAAATCTTACAGGATAATAAATAAATGAATAAAGTCTAGTTAAGTGATTTGCGATTATAAATGGTTCAATATCTTTAGTATCAATTTTTTCTGTGAACCATGTTCTTGAGTCCGGATTACCCCAAAACACTATTTGAGTTTTTTCTGTATAACCCTCAACAGATTCTATTCTTGAAATTATCCTATTTCCATAAGCATTTGAATTTTCGTTTGTAAGTCCTACCTTAAAATAAGCTTTATTTGTCACATATATATTGTTATAAACTGATAAGAATGATGTTAATGTCAATATTGCAATAGTATAATAAAGTAATTTTGGTATTTTATTAGAAATTTCAAATTTGTCACCAATCTTTAATACATAATCAATTAATACCAAAGGAAATATAAATACGACTGTGTATCCGTAGAGCATTCTTAACATTACGCCTGCTTGCCAAGACATGATGTAAATTATATTTATTGCAATAGGAAATACTAAAATTAAAAATACTAGTAAAAAAAGTTTTTCTTTGCACATTTTTGATTTTTTTACAATATAAATTAATAAATAAATTGTTAGTATAAATGCAAATATAAATAAATATGGCATAAATATAAAATGATAATTAAATTCTTTACCTATAAAGAAATTGAACATACCTTTGTAGGCACTAAATATAATTGTATGAATTTTATTAAGTGGGAGTGAGCCCATTGTATCAAGCCCTTTGTAGTCCACAAGTAAATGTCCAAAGATTCCTCTTGAAATAATTAAATATATAGCCAATGCAACGGTAAAACTAATAGCTGTTTTACAAAGCAAAATTATCATTTTTTTGAAATTATTATTTTCTTTAAATAATTCTACGATTACATATAAAACTATAAGACCTCCTGCATATCCAAGGTAAGTTTGGTAAATTCCAAGTGATAATGTCAATAAAATACTTGAAAATATAAATCCATTTTTATATTTTATAATAAAAAACGCTGCTAATCCCGCAAGCATTGCACCAAATTGATAAGCATCTTGACTATTCATAAAAGGCATTAATGAGCCAAGAGTAGGAAATGTTACTAATATGCCTGAAATCAATATTGTATTAATTTTGGATTTAATTTCAAACATTGATATTACAAGACATGACATAACAGCAGTATATACAATAGTTAAAAATCCATTTAACCAGGGTATACTAAATTCGCTGCTTATTGCTGCCGGAAATTGTAAAAACCATCGACCGGATGTTGTTCTGTCCATATTATCTACTAATTGAACTATATCATCTAAATTTACCCATTTATTTGTCATCATATATATATGACATATTAGTCCAATTATTATAGTAGAAATAAATGCTATTTTTATATTTTTTGACAATCCTTCATACCAATTTTTTAATTTTTGATGTATAAACATGATAACTCCTTATTTATTTATAAATATAATTATATAGAATTTTACTTTAATTTGCTATTGTTTATTATTTTTTATTGTAATTATTAGTAGATTTGGGTATAATATAATTAAAGTCAAAGATAGTCAAACAATTCTAAGATTTATAATAAAAGAAAAGTTAAAGAGATGAAGGAGAAAATATGAAGTACAGAGATTACTATGAAATTTTGGGAGTGTCAAAAAGTGCTACACCTCAAGAGATAAAAAAAGCATATAGAAAATTAGCAAAAAAGTACCATCCAGATTTAAATGGAGGGAGTGAAGAAGCTGCAGAAAAATTAAAAGAAGTAAATGAAGCATATGATGTGCTTTCAGATGAAAGTAAAAAACAAAAATATGATCAATTTGGATCAGCATATCATGATGGAATGAATTTTGATCCATCACAATATGGATACACATATACAAGCGGAACAGGTGGATTCTCAGATTTTTTTGAAACGTTATTTGGAAATGGAGGTTTTTCAGGAGCGAAAAATTTCAGAGGAGGATTTTCATCATCTGATATATTTGGTGGTTTTGGAGGAAGTAGTAGGAAACAAAGGAACCGATATGATTTAGAACAGTTCATTAGCCTTGAAGATGCATATAAAGGTGGAAATAGAGAAGTTTATGTATCATTACAAGGAAAAAATAGAAAAATAGAGATAAAATGGCCGGCAGGTATAACCGGTGGTAAAAAAATTAAAGTTAAAGGAGACAGATTTGGAATAGATGGAGATATTTATGTAAAAATAAATATTGAATCGAAAGATGAATTAGAAGGTATAGATATTATAAAAGATGTTGAAGTTTACCCTTGGGAAGCGTACTTTGGCACAAAGAAGACAATTGAAACATTGGAAGGTAAAATTAAAGTTAATATTCCAAAAAATATTCAAACTGACAAAAAAATAAAAATAGCAAAAAAAGGATTTAAGGACATGAAATCAAATATAGGAGATTTATATTTGAGAATAAAAATAGTAAATCCAATAAATTTAGATAAAGAAAAGGAAGAAATATATAGACAATTAATGGAGGGATAATATGGATATGAACAAATTTTCAAAAAAGACATTAGAATACATTGAAAAATCACAAAATATAGCAATTAAAAATTCAAATCCGGAAGTTAATGAAAAACATTTAGTTTTATCAATGTTTCTTGATTCGGATAGCTTAATCTATAGATTAGTAAATTTAATTACGGAAAAAAGCGATAAGATACGAAATGAATTAAAAGATTTAGTAGATAAAATGCCACAACAATCAGGTGGAAATTTAAGTGCTAATACTGTGTATCAAAGGGTATTATTAAAAGCTGAAGATGAAGCGGATGAAATACAAGATAGTTATATAGGAGTAGAGCATATATTTTTAGCATTGTTAAAAGAAAAAAATAATGAGGTAGTAGATTTATTAAATAAATATGGTATTACTTATAAAGTATTTAAGACTAAATTAGTAGAATTCAAAAAAGATAAACAAAATTCAGCGGGACAAGCGGAAAAAAGTAGCCTTTCAAAATATACAATTGATTTAACTCAAAGTGCCAGAGAAGGTAAAATTGACCCGATAATCGGACGTGATGAAGAGATAAGATCTGCAATAAGAATATTATCTAGAAGAACTAAAAATAATCCGGTATTAATAGGTGAACCCGGCGTGGGTAAAACTGCGGTTGTAGAAGGAATCGCTCAAAGAATTACAAATAATGATGTGCCTGAAAATTTAAAAAATGTAAAACTTTTAACTCTTGATTTAGCTGCTTTAATTGCCGGAGCTAAATATAGAGGAGAATTTGAAGAAAGATTGAAAGAAGTTATAAATGATGTTGAAAACTCAGATGGAGAAATCATTTTATTTATAGATGAAATTCATATGATAGTTGGTGCAGGTAAAACTGATGGTGCAATGGATGCCGGGAACATAATGAAACCGGCATTATCAAGGGGATTGATAAAAGTAATAGGAGCTACAACATTAAATGAATATAGACAATATATTGAGAAAGACGGTGCTTTAGAAAGAAGATTCCAGAAAGTTTTGGTTGACCAACCTTCAGTTGAGGATACTATTTCAATTTTAAGAGGTATCAAAGAAAAATATGAGATTCACCATGGATTAAGAATTTCTGACTCGGCGGTAATTTCAGCAGCAGTTTTATCAGATAGATATATTACAGATAGATTTTTACCAGATAAGGCAATTGATTTAATGGATGAAGCTGCAGCTATGGTAAAGACTGAAATAGATTCTATGCCTCAAGATATTGATGATTTGAGAAGAGACATTTTACAATTACAAATTGAGATAACCGCTCTAAAGAGAGAAACAGATGAGTTATCAAAGGAAAGATTAGAATTATTAGAAAAAGAATTGGCAGAAAAAGACTCTGTATATAATGAAAAATTTGCTAAATGGCAAGATTCTAAAAAAGTATTGGAAAAAGTTAATACTGTGAAAACCGAAATTGATAAGATTAAAATTGAAATTGATGAAGCGGAAAGAAATTATGATTTTGATAAATTATCAAGATTAAAATATGGAAAATTACCGGAATTACAAAAACAATTAGAAGAAGCTCAAGAAAAATCTAAAAATGAATCAGAGTTAAAAGAAGAAGTAACTGATGAAGAAATCGCAGAGGTAGTATCAAAATGGACTGGAGTACCGGTTACAAAACTTGTAGAATCCGAAAGAGATAAATTACTTCATTTAGATGATGAACTTCACTTAAGAGTAATAGGACAAGATGAAGCAGTTACATCAGTTTCAGAATCAATCATCCGTGCCAGATCAGGGCTTAAAGATGAAAACAAGCCTATAGGTTCCTTTATATTTTTAGGACCAACGGGGGTAGGTAAAACAGAACTTGCGAAAGCTCTTACTCAATTAATGTTTGATGATGAAAGAAATATTGTAAGAATAGATATGTCAGAATATATGGAAAAATATTCTGTATCAAGATTAATAGGTGCTGCTCCAGGATATGTTGGATATGAAGAAGGGGGACAACTTACAGAAGCTGTAAGAAGAAAACCTTATGCTGTTGTATTATTTGATGAAATTGAAAAAGCTCATCCGGATGTATTTAATATTTTACTTCAAGTACTTGATGACGGTAGACTTACAGATAATCAAGGACGTACAGTAAATTTCAAAAATACAATTATAATAATGACTTCAAATATCGGTTCACAATACTTACTTGAAGGAATTGATAAAAATGGAGAAATTAAACAGGAAGCAAAAGATAAAGTAACAAACGAACTAAGACATAATTTTAGACCGGAATTTTTAAATAGAGTTGATGAAATAGTTATGTTTAAGCCTTTATCAAAAGAAGAAATTTCAAAGATTATAGATTTGGAATTGACAAAAATCACAAATAGACTTTCACATAGAAAAATTACTATTAAGATGCATGATTCTGCGAAAGAATATATTATAGAAAATGCATATTCACCAATTTATGGAGCAAGACCGATTAAGAGATTTTTACAAAAAAATATTGAAACAGAAATCGGTAAAAAGTTAATCTCCGGAGAAATAACAGATAAGCAAGAGATAAGTATCCTTGCAGGAGAAGATGGATTGATGATAAAGTAAAATAAAATTCCCATTAACGCCACTAGTCCTCACTCCGTGAATTGCCCCCAAAAAGTTGTAATGTAAAAATACAACTCTATGGGCAGTTCACCTAAAGGAGTTGCGGAGGTGGCTACATGGGAATCTTATTTTATCTAATAGTATAATAACAAATTTTATCAAGTTTCATATTTATTTAAAATTTCAATAAATTCTCTAATGATTTACAAGTTAAATATTTTGAAAATTTTGTAACAGGTTGAAGATGTAAGTATTGTTGTATAATGGAAGTAAGAAAATGTAAATAGGATAAAAATATGAATCAAGTTAAAGTCGAACTATGCGTTGAAAACTATGAAGCGGCAAAATTTGCAGAAAAACTTGGATACGATAGTGTTGAAATAAATTCTGCTTTGTGTCTTGGCGGATTAACTCCAAGTGCTGGTGTAGTTAGAAAGATTGCTGAAAATATTAATATAAAGAAAAATTGTATGATTAGAAATAGAGCTGCAGGATTTTGTTACACTGATAATCAGTTTAGAGCAATGCTAGAAGAATTGGATATTTTATTAAATGAAAAAATAGATGGAATAGTATTTGGATTTTTAACATTTGACTTTGAAATAGATAAGGAAAAAACAAAAGCATTTGTTGAAAAAATTCATGATGCAGGGAAAATAGCAATCTTTCATAGAGCTTTTGATAATACAAATAATCCATTCCGATCAATTGAAAATTTGATAGAATTAAATGTAGATAGGGTATTAACAAGTGGACAGACTCCGAGTGCATTGGACAATATGAGCTTAATTAAAGAGCTTATCCAAAAATATGATGATAAAATTGAGATAATTTTAGGTTCTGGAATTAATCCGGATAATGCAATTGAATTGATTAAAACTACCAATGCAAGATACATTCATAGCTCATGCAAAAAGAATTATGAAGATATTACTACTAAAAATAATATAGATTATACAATTTTTGGTAATTTTGGAAATACATATATAGATATTGACGTGGAAATTGCTGAAAAATTAATTAAAATTGTAAAATCACATAACATTTAAAAAATATTTTTAAATAAAAAATGTTATAAAAAGGAATTACCAATAATTTCTTATAAAATTTATTACATTTGATTGTATAAATTTTGGTATCGCCATTTAATATATACTGTCAAAATGTAATTTTATGTGTCCAGCTTATAGGTAGTAGTTTAAGTATAATCATAAAAATTGAAAATAAAAAAATAAAAAAGTTGTTTCAAAATGAAAAATTAAGAGGACGCCAAAAAGTTGGAATTAAAATTCAACTTAGAGGGTGTCGGTTCAAAATATCATTTGAAACAACTTCTTTAATTTTAAAATCCTTTAATTAATCTAGCTCTAATTCTTACTGAGAAGAATTCAATTATTAAAACTAAAGCAACAAGGCAAATTAGAATTGACCCTGCTTGATTCCATTTATATGCGTTTATTGCAAATATTAATGGTGCACCGATACCACCTGCCCCTACAAGGCCTAAAACGGTTGCATCTCTAAGGTTTATATCAAATCTGTAAATGATTGTTGACATAAACATTGCATAAAGTTGAGGAAATATTCCATATCTTATTTTTTGGAATGTTGTTAATCCCATTGCTGATAGAGATTCTAATATATTTTCGTTTATATCCATTATTGATTCAGCAAATAATTTACTTATCATACCTATAGATGTTACAGCCATAGTCAATACTCCAGCGAAAGGTCCAGGCCCAACCATTCTTATAAATAAGAGACCATAAACTAGTGCAGGGATTGTTCTTATTAATATTAAGAATAATCTTATAGCGTAAGCAACATATTTTGGTACAATATTTACTGAAGTTAAAAATGAGAATGGTATTGCTAAAATTGCCCCTAAAACTGTACCTAAAAAAGCTATAGCCATTGTCTCAACAAGTAAATAAGGAATTCCTTGTTTTGTTAAGTTTATTAAGTTTAAATCAGGAGTTAATATTCCCTTAAATATGTTGCCTACAATTCCCATGCTTTCTTTTGTTGCACCGGCAGATTGTAATCCTAAAAATGACCAAACTAAAAGTCCTGTAATTATTAAAATATTAATAATTGTTTTAATTCTCGTGTTTGGTTCTTGTTCTAATTTTTTTAATATTTCTTCATTCATAATCTACCTCACACAAATTTTTTACGTAAAAATAAGCTTATACCTTCTATTATTACTATTGTTATTAAAACAAGAAGAAGTATAGCTCCCAGGTTGCTATATTCTCTAAGACCGATATTGTGTTTAATTAATATACCTACACCTCCGGCACCAACATATCCTAAAATTGCAGCATATCTTACATTGCCTTCAAAGTTATATAATGCGGTTGCGAAAAATGTAGGTAATACTTGAGGTAATACAGCTTTTATAAATGCCATATATCTTCTATAGCCCATAGATATTAATGCCTCAAAAGCTCCCATATCTACATTTTCTATTTGTTCGTAAATTATTTTTCCTACATATGAAAATGAATAAATAAATATAGCTACCGTCCCCGCTTTTGATCCTATTCCAAATATAAATGTTGCAATTAGAGCATTTACAATAGTAGGGATTGTTCTCATTATGGAAAAAATTGTTCTCATAATCCAATTTGCAAATTTATTATTCATCATATTTGATGAAG
Protein-coding regions in this window:
- a CDS encoding copper homeostasis protein CutC, yielding MNQVKVELCVENYEAAKFAEKLGYDSVEINSALCLGGLTPSAGVVRKIAENINIKKNCMIRNRAAGFCYTDNQFRAMLEELDILLNEKIDGIVFGFLTFDFEIDKEKTKAFVEKIHDAGKIAIFHRAFDNTNNPFRSIENLIELNVDRVLTSGQTPSALDNMSLIKELIQKYDDKIEIILGSGINPDNAIELIKTTNARYIHSSCKKNYEDITTKNNIDYTIFGNFGNTYIDIDVEIAEKLIKIVKSHNI
- the clpB gene encoding ATP-dependent chaperone ClpB; translated protein: MDMNKFSKKTLEYIEKSQNIAIKNSNPEVNEKHLVLSMFLDSDSLIYRLVNLITEKSDKIRNELKDLVDKMPQQSGGNLSANTVYQRVLLKAEDEADEIQDSYIGVEHIFLALLKEKNNEVVDLLNKYGITYKVFKTKLVEFKKDKQNSAGQAEKSSLSKYTIDLTQSAREGKIDPIIGRDEEIRSAIRILSRRTKNNPVLIGEPGVGKTAVVEGIAQRITNNDVPENLKNVKLLTLDLAALIAGAKYRGEFEERLKEVINDVENSDGEIILFIDEIHMIVGAGKTDGAMDAGNIMKPALSRGLIKVIGATTLNEYRQYIEKDGALERRFQKVLVDQPSVEDTISILRGIKEKYEIHHGLRISDSAVISAAVLSDRYITDRFLPDKAIDLMDEAAAMVKTEIDSMPQDIDDLRRDILQLQIEITALKRETDELSKERLELLEKELAEKDSVYNEKFAKWQDSKKVLEKVNTVKTEIDKIKIEIDEAERNYDFDKLSRLKYGKLPELQKQLEEAQEKSKNESELKEEVTDEEIAEVVSKWTGVPVTKLVESERDKLLHLDDELHLRVIGQDEAVTSVSESIIRARSGLKDENKPIGSFIFLGPTGVGKTELAKALTQLMFDDERNIVRIDMSEYMEKYSVSRLIGAAPGYVGYEEGGQLTEAVRRKPYAVVLFDEIEKAHPDVFNILLQVLDDGRLTDNQGRTVNFKNTIIIMTSNIGSQYLLEGIDKNGEIKQEAKDKVTNELRHNFRPEFLNRVDEIVMFKPLSKEEISKIIDLELTKITNRLSHRKITIKMHDSAKEYIIENAYSPIYGARPIKRFLQKNIETEIGKKLISGEITDKQEISILAGEDGLMIK
- a CDS encoding glycosyltransferase family 2 protein, which codes for MKKISLIIPCFNEEKNIFPFYELCKNTLNPSFKYEFIYINDGSRDKTFEKIKSLIDYSNDEIIAINFSRNFGKESAILAGLKNSTGDYISLIDADLQQHPKYVNEMIELLENNEDLDLVAAYQKKRKESKVLTGFKSLFYSLINKISDTKFEKNASDFRTFRKNVAKSIMELDEYHRFSKGLFSWVGFNTHFIPYDVEKRKFGETTWSFRSLIKYAIEGFVGYSTAPLKFATFLGMITSFISLIYMFWTIIQKLFIGIKVEGYATIVSLILLLSGIQLICIGILGEYLAKTYMEVKKRPHYIIKNIVKK
- a CDS encoding glucosyltransferase domain-containing protein; protein product: MPSNFFEELNKKIPKNVKKAFVYTIIFGILCHFYALTNKLINHDDIDQLVHNMDFSTSGRWFLRYAASISSNFSMPWVNGGLIILYTSISSALISHLFKIKKDLHLIFLSAIMICFPTNAALFPYMNSADAYALGELFIIIGAYLMIKYEYGFIGTIILTVLSLATYQTYLGLAASIVIIYYIFELINKNVDYNLVLKKLFISFASYIASLSLYLISVKYIFNIKLSDYQGIDKMGALNIKDLPISILSTFYEFFKFFFKDSYDQFGFYTIVNVVIFLGMLFLLFNLIKKLEIRNKLLIFFLILVLPISVNSIFILAPNSAIGLRMLQGYISIYILFVMIFESYSKLKVKEKLNLIKITLFASALAFILTIGNFMIVSNKVYMTLDVDGKNLASYTTRVLSRIEEQPFYGKNKPVYFIGNPNITNEFTSKYTTKDVLKSTLLDEKITMHYFWYLYPERYAGFTNPVKEIWNKDLVKIEDEKLKDIIYNMPIYPKKGSITEYNGSIYIKFKEYTRQ
- a CDS encoding helix-turn-helix domain-containing protein, translated to MIMINIDVMLAKRKMSVTELSEKVGITISNISILKNNKAKAIRFETLNAICEALKCQPGDIMEYIPDED
- a CDS encoding J domain-containing protein — its product is MKYRDYYEILGVSKSATPQEIKKAYRKLAKKYHPDLNGGSEEAAEKLKEVNEAYDVLSDESKKQKYDQFGSAYHDGMNFDPSQYGYTYTSGTGGFSDFFETLFGNGGFSGAKNFRGGFSSSDIFGGFGGSSRKQRNRYDLEQFISLEDAYKGGNREVYVSLQGKNRKIEIKWPAGITGGKKIKVKGDRFGIDGDIYVKINIESKDELEGIDIIKDVEVYPWEAYFGTKKTIETLEGKIKVNIPKNIQTDKKIKIAKKGFKDMKSNIGDLYLRIKIVNPINLDKEKEEIYRQLMEG
- a CDS encoding DUF2975 domain-containing protein → MDIQGKTFIDYKMKKSLLNIKYLAYLFIILVLFSGVGISTYFGYNSILRDKSNQSMIIIWLAIIYFVSFMVIIGIKDVLKMLDNLQKGNVFTHENAKIIRIIDKKILFTLLFSVIVNIVMTLAEMHNFQFLIIWILFIFFLLAGHILVNPLALLVEKSADLQLEMDLTI
- a CDS encoding glucosyltransferase domain-containing protein — protein: MFIHQKLKNWYEGLSKNIKIAFISTIIIGLICHIYMMTNKWVNLDDIVQLVDNMDRTTSGRWFLQFPAAISSEFSIPWLNGFLTIVYTAVMSCLVISMFEIKSKINTILISGILVTFPTLGSLMPFMNSQDAYQFGAMLAGLAAFFIIKYKNGFIFSSILLTLSLGIYQTYLGYAGGLIVLYVIVELFKENNNFKKMIILLCKTAISFTVALAIYLIISRGIFGHLLVDYKGLDTMGSLPLNKIHTIIFSAYKGMFNFFIGKEFNYHFIFMPYLFIFAFILTIYLLIYIVKKSKMCKEKLFLLVFLILVFPIAINIIYIMSWQAGVMLRMLYGYTVVFIFPLVLIDYVLKIGDKFEISNKIPKLLYYTIAILTLTSFLSVYNNIYVTNKAYFKVGLTNENSNAYGNRIISRIESVEGYTEKTQIVFWGNPDSRTWFTEKIDTKDIEPFIIANHLTRLYSFIYYPVRFLGFQNPIKDYDEINEENKHLKDMINALPNYPDKNSIQMINGTIYIKFKNLD
- a CDS encoding GtrA family protein, with amino-acid sequence MRISKEILIKIYQKYKEIILYIFFGGITTFINIVSYYLFYNILNVSNVISNIIAWFLSVIFAFVTNKIWVFNSKSWEIKITIKELVSFISVRLLTGVFDTVVMYLGVDVFKFNSLIMKIVSNLIVLISNYIGSKLFIFKKK